The Mycolicibacterium hassiacum DSM 44199 genome includes a window with the following:
- a CDS encoding glycosyltransferase family 1 protein: protein MKALRRFTVRVHLPERLAALQRLSINLRWSWDRPTQELFRAVDPELWQQVGCDPVGLLGQVTPKRLDELAADEEFLARLDALNAELDDYLTRPLWYQQQIENGAEFPNGIAYFSMEFGIAESLPNYSGGLGILAGDHLKSASDLGLPLIGVGLLYRSGYFRQSLTADGWQQQSYPALDPQGLPLHLLTGADNKPVLVRIAMPDDRTLHARVWVAQVGRIPLLLLDSDVPENDHELRSVTDRLYGGDQEHRIKQEILAGIGGVRAIRAFCEIEGRPAPEVFHMNEGHAGFLGAERIRELIDAGLDLDTALTVVRSSTVFTTHTPVPAGIDRFPVEMVRRYFGGSGADGPDGEMSRLLPGVPLERIIAFGAENDPSVFNMAHMGLRLAQRANGVSRLHGKVSRAMFNSLWPGFDPDEVPIGSITNGVHAPTWAAPQWIELGRELLGSEDLDKLREPAVWQRLNKVAPEQIWSIRSELRRRLVEDVRVRLRRSWLERGAAEAELGWIATAFDPDVLTVGFARRVPTYKRLTLMLRDPQRLEKLLLDEQRPIQLIVAGKSHPADEGGKALIQQVVRFADRPEVRHRIAFLPDYDMSMARLLYWGCDVWLNNPLRPLEACGTSGMKSALNGGLNLSIRDGWWDEWYDGENGWEIPTADGVDEARRDDLEAAALYDLLEQSVAPKFYERDDNGIPTRWVEMVRHTLIALGPKVLASRMVQDYTEKYYAPAARSLRRTVAADSAGEPFGAARELAAYRLRVAEAWPDVRITDVDSYGLPDTPLLGSELTLTATVQLAGLRPDEVSVQAVLGRVDESDALIDPVKVPMRHTGSGDGGTELFSTTTPLPVAGPVGYTVRVLPHHPLLAGDNELGLVRLA, encoded by the coding sequence ATGAAAGCCCTGAGGCGTTTCACTGTCCGCGTTCATCTGCCGGAACGGCTTGCCGCGCTGCAACGGCTGTCGATCAACCTGCGCTGGTCCTGGGACCGGCCGACCCAGGAGTTGTTCCGGGCGGTCGATCCGGAGCTGTGGCAGCAGGTCGGCTGTGATCCGGTCGGGCTACTCGGGCAGGTCACCCCCAAGCGGCTAGACGAGCTCGCCGCCGACGAGGAGTTCCTGGCACGGCTGGACGCGCTCAATGCCGAACTCGACGATTACCTGACCCGGCCGCTGTGGTATCAGCAACAGATCGAGAACGGGGCGGAGTTCCCCAACGGGATCGCCTACTTCTCGATGGAGTTCGGGATCGCCGAGTCGCTGCCCAACTACTCCGGCGGCCTGGGCATCCTGGCCGGTGATCATCTGAAGTCCGCATCCGATCTCGGGCTGCCGCTGATCGGGGTCGGCCTGCTGTACCGTTCGGGCTACTTCCGCCAGTCGCTGACCGCCGACGGCTGGCAGCAGCAGAGCTATCCCGCGCTGGATCCGCAAGGGCTGCCGCTGCATCTGCTCACCGGCGCCGACAACAAACCGGTGCTGGTCCGCATCGCGATGCCCGACGACCGCACCCTGCACGCCCGGGTCTGGGTGGCTCAGGTGGGGCGAATTCCGTTGTTGTTACTGGATTCCGACGTCCCGGAGAACGATCACGAACTGCGCAGTGTGACCGATCGGCTCTACGGCGGCGACCAGGAACACCGCATCAAGCAGGAGATCCTGGCCGGTATCGGCGGGGTGCGGGCGATTCGGGCGTTCTGTGAGATCGAGGGTCGGCCGGCCCCCGAGGTGTTCCACATGAACGAGGGGCACGCGGGTTTCCTCGGGGCCGAGCGCATTCGTGAACTCATCGACGCGGGCCTGGATTTGGACACCGCGCTGACGGTCGTGCGGTCCTCGACGGTGTTCACCACCCACACTCCGGTGCCGGCCGGCATCGACCGGTTCCCGGTCGAGATGGTGCGCCGCTACTTCGGCGGCAGCGGCGCCGATGGACCGGACGGCGAGATGTCGCGCCTGCTGCCCGGCGTACCGCTGGAGCGCATCATCGCGTTCGGCGCCGAGAACGACCCCTCGGTGTTCAACATGGCCCACATGGGTCTGCGGCTGGCGCAGCGGGCCAACGGGGTGTCGCGGCTGCACGGCAAGGTCAGCAGGGCGATGTTCAATTCGCTGTGGCCCGGTTTCGATCCCGATGAGGTGCCGATCGGGTCGATCACCAACGGTGTGCACGCACCCACCTGGGCTGCACCGCAGTGGATCGAGTTGGGCCGCGAACTGCTCGGCAGCGAGGACCTCGACAAGCTGCGTGAGCCCGCCGTCTGGCAACGGTTGAACAAGGTTGCGCCCGAGCAGATCTGGTCCATCCGCTCGGAGCTGCGCCGGCGGCTGGTGGAGGATGTGCGAGTCCGGCTGCGGCGGTCCTGGCTGGAGCGGGGCGCGGCTGAGGCCGAACTCGGATGGATCGCAACAGCTTTCGATCCCGATGTGCTCACCGTCGGCTTCGCGCGACGGGTACCGACCTACAAGCGGCTGACCTTGATGCTGCGCGACCCGCAGCGGCTGGAGAAGCTGCTGCTCGACGAGCAGCGCCCGATCCAGCTGATCGTGGCCGGTAAATCGCATCCCGCCGACGAAGGCGGCAAGGCGCTGATCCAGCAGGTGGTCCGGTTCGCCGACCGGCCCGAGGTCCGGCACCGCATCGCGTTTCTGCCGGACTACGACATGTCGATGGCCCGGCTACTGTACTGGGGTTGCGATGTGTGGCTGAACAATCCGCTGCGGCCACTGGAGGCCTGCGGCACGTCCGGTATGAAGAGTGCGCTCAACGGCGGGCTGAACCTGTCGATCCGCGACGGCTGGTGGGACGAGTGGTACGACGGCGAGAACGGGTGGGAGATCCCGACCGCCGACGGGGTCGACGAGGCCCGTCGCGACGACCTCGAGGCGGCCGCGCTGTACGACCTGCTGGAGCAGTCGGTCGCACCGAAGTTCTACGAGCGCGACGACAACGGCATCCCGACCCGCTGGGTCGAGATGGTGCGCCACACCCTGATCGCGTTGGGACCCAAGGTGTTGGCATCGCGGATGGTGCAGGACTACACGGAGAAGTACTACGCACCGGCAGCCCGGTCGCTGCGGCGCACCGTGGCCGCCGACAGCGCGGGCGAACCGTTCGGCGCCGCGCGCGAGCTCGCGGCGTACCGGCTGCGGGTGGCCGAGGCCTGGCCCGATGTCCGGATCACCGACGTCGACAGCTACGGGCTGCCCGACACCCCGCTGCTGGGGTCGGAGCTGACCCTGACCGCGACCGTGCAGCTGGCCGGCCTACGCCCGGACGAGGTCTCGGTGCAGGCGGTGCTGGGCCGGGTCGACGAGTCCGACGCGCTCATCGATCCGGTCAAGGTGCCGATGCGCCACACCGGCAGCGGGGACGGCGGCACCGAGTTGTTCTCGACGACGACACCGCTGCCGGTGGCAGGCCCGGTGGGCTACACCGTTCGGGTGTTGCCGCACCATCCGCTGCTGGCCGGCGACAACGAGCTCGGACTCGTCCGGCTCGCATGA
- a CDS encoding tetratricopeptide repeat protein: MTRPRPVAASMAGAVDLSALKQRASSGEGGSAPAGGVDVTEANLEAEVLVRSNQVPVVVLLWSPRSDASVQLGQTLGQFAQSDGGKWSLATVNVDAAPRVAQMFGVQAVPTVIAVAAGQPLASFAGPQPAEQVRAWINSLLNATAGKLQGGPAEEQVDPELAQARAHLDAGDFEAARQAYQKILDNNPGHPEAKAAVRQITFLQRAQAHPPGAILAADAAPDNIDLALAAADVEIMQQQVSAAFDRLIELVKRTSGDDRTKVRTRLVELFDLFDPSDPEVIAGRRKLANALY; encoded by the coding sequence GTGACTCGTCCACGTCCTGTCGCGGCGTCCATGGCCGGAGCGGTTGACCTTTCGGCGCTCAAACAGCGGGCCTCATCCGGCGAAGGCGGCTCGGCTCCCGCCGGCGGGGTCGACGTCACCGAGGCCAATCTGGAAGCCGAGGTTCTGGTCCGGTCCAATCAGGTTCCGGTGGTGGTGCTGCTGTGGTCACCCCGCAGCGATGCGAGCGTGCAGCTCGGCCAGACGCTGGGTCAGTTCGCCCAGTCCGACGGCGGCAAGTGGTCGCTGGCGACGGTCAACGTCGACGCGGCTCCGCGGGTGGCGCAGATGTTCGGGGTACAGGCCGTTCCCACGGTGATCGCGGTTGCCGCCGGCCAACCGTTGGCGAGCTTCGCCGGCCCGCAGCCGGCCGAGCAGGTGCGCGCCTGGATCAACTCCCTGCTCAACGCGACGGCCGGCAAACTCCAAGGCGGCCCGGCCGAGGAGCAGGTCGATCCGGAACTCGCGCAGGCACGGGCGCACCTGGACGCGGGTGACTTCGAAGCGGCCCGGCAGGCGTATCAGAAGATCCTGGACAACAATCCGGGTCATCCCGAGGCCAAGGCCGCGGTCCGCCAGATCACGTTCCTGCAGCGGGCCCAGGCGCACCCGCCGGGCGCGATCCTCGCCGCCGATGCGGCGCCCGACAACATCGACCTGGCGCTGGCCGCCGCCGATGTGGAGATCATGCAGCAGCAGGTGTCGGCGGCGTTCGACCGGTTGATCGAACTGGTCAAGCGCACCAGCGGGGACGACCGGACCAAGGTGCGCACCCGGCTGGTCGAGCTGTTCGACCTGTTCGATCCGTCCGATCCGGAGGTCATCGCCGGTCGGCGCAAGCTCGCCAACGCGCTGTACTGA
- a CDS encoding DUF3817 domain-containing protein: MTDTFDLRSVVGWFRLVALLEAVSWVGLLIGMYFKYLGSPRTELGVKVFGPVHGAIFVAFVVVGVLVGLARGWSPVTWLAGALAGCAPLASVPFLVWADRTGRLGARPDMPAGITQPGLRAGDTT, from the coding sequence GTGACGGACACCTTCGACCTGCGCTCGGTCGTGGGCTGGTTCCGGCTCGTCGCCCTGCTGGAGGCGGTGAGCTGGGTCGGCCTGCTGATCGGGATGTACTTCAAGTACCTGGGCAGTCCGCGCACCGAACTCGGCGTCAAGGTGTTCGGGCCGGTCCACGGCGCGATCTTCGTCGCGTTCGTGGTGGTCGGCGTACTGGTCGGCCTCGCGCGCGGTTGGTCCCCGGTCACCTGGCTCGCCGGTGCGCTGGCCGGCTGCGCACCTCTGGCCAGCGTGCCGTTCCTCGTCTGGGCGGACCGCACCGGGCGCCTGGGCGCTCGACCCGACATGCCCGCCGGGATTACCCAACCGGGGCTTCGGGCCGGCGATACGACGTGA
- the nucS gene encoding endonuclease NucS gives MRLVIARCTVDYVGRLTAHLPSARRLLLFKADGSVSVHADDRAYKPLNWMSPPCRLTEEVDGSTLLWIVENKAGEQLRIVVEDIEHDSTHDLGVDPGLVKDGVEAHLQELLAEHVEVLGPGYTLVRREYMTAIGPVDLLCRDAEGRTVAVEVKRRGEIDGVEQLTRYLELLNRDSLLAPVTGILAAQQIKPQARTLANDRGIRCVTLDYDQMRGMDSEEFRLF, from the coding sequence GTGCGACTCGTCATCGCTCGCTGCACCGTCGACTACGTGGGGCGGCTGACCGCGCATCTGCCCTCGGCCCGGCGCCTGCTGCTGTTCAAGGCCGACGGGTCGGTCAGCGTCCACGCCGACGACCGCGCCTACAAGCCGCTGAACTGGATGAGCCCGCCGTGCCGGTTGACCGAGGAGGTCGACGGGTCGACCCTGTTGTGGATCGTCGAGAACAAGGCCGGCGAACAACTGCGCATCGTCGTCGAGGACATCGAGCACGACTCCACCCACGACCTCGGCGTGGACCCCGGCCTGGTCAAGGACGGGGTGGAGGCCCATCTGCAGGAGTTGCTGGCCGAACACGTCGAGGTGCTCGGGCCGGGCTACACCCTGGTGCGCCGGGAGTACATGACCGCCATCGGCCCGGTGGATCTGTTGTGCCGCGATGCCGAGGGCCGCACGGTCGCCGTTGAGGTGAAACGCCGCGGCGAGATCGACGGGGTGGAGCAGTTGACCCGTTATCTGGAGCTGCTCAACCGGGACAGCCTGTTGGCGCCGGTGACCGGGATCCTGGCCGCCCAGCAGATCAAACCGCAGGCCCGCACGCTGGCGAACGACCGTGGAATCCGCTGTGTCACCTTGGATTACGACCAGATGCGGGGCATGGACAGCGAAGAGTTCCGGCTGTTCTGA
- a CDS encoding acetyl-CoA C-acetyltransferase — MTTSVIVAGARTPIGKMMGSLKDFSATELGAIAIKGALEKAKVPASAVEYVIMGQVLTAGAGQMPARQAAVGAGIPWEVPALSINKMCLSGIDAIALADQLIRAGEFDVVVAGGQESMTRAPHLLMDARSGYKYGSVTMLDHLAYDGLHDVFTDQPMGALTEQRNDVDKFTREEQDAFAARSHQRAAAAWKDGVFADEVVPVSIPQRKGDPIEFAQDEGIRANTTVESLAGLPPAFRKDGTITAGSSSQISDGACAVVVMNKAKAEQLGLSWLCEIGAHGVVAGPDSTLQSQPANAIKKAIAREGITVDQLDVIEINEAFAAVALASTRELGADPEKVNVNGGAIAIGHPIGMSGARITLHAALELSRRGKGYAVAALCGAGGQGDALVLRRP; from the coding sequence ATGACGACGTCGGTGATCGTTGCCGGAGCCCGTACCCCGATCGGCAAGATGATGGGCTCGCTGAAGGATTTCTCGGCCACCGAGCTCGGTGCCATCGCCATCAAGGGTGCTCTGGAGAAGGCCAAGGTCCCGGCGTCGGCAGTGGAGTACGTGATCATGGGCCAGGTGCTCACCGCCGGTGCCGGCCAGATGCCGGCCCGCCAGGCGGCCGTGGGCGCGGGCATCCCCTGGGAGGTGCCGGCGCTGTCGATCAACAAGATGTGCCTGTCGGGCATCGACGCGATCGCGCTGGCCGACCAGCTGATCCGGGCCGGTGAGTTCGACGTCGTCGTCGCCGGTGGTCAGGAGTCGATGACCAGAGCGCCGCACCTGCTCATGGACGCCCGCTCGGGCTACAAGTACGGCAGCGTCACCATGCTGGACCACCTGGCCTACGACGGGCTGCACGACGTGTTCACCGACCAGCCGATGGGCGCGCTGACCGAACAGCGCAACGACGTCGACAAGTTCACCCGTGAGGAGCAGGACGCGTTCGCCGCCCGCAGCCACCAGCGGGCCGCCGCGGCGTGGAAGGACGGGGTGTTCGCCGACGAGGTGGTGCCGGTGTCGATCCCGCAACGCAAGGGCGACCCGATCGAGTTCGCCCAGGACGAGGGCATTCGCGCCAACACCACCGTGGAGTCGCTGGCCGGGCTCCCGCCGGCCTTCCGCAAGGACGGCACCATCACCGCCGGTTCGTCGTCGCAGATCTCCGACGGCGCCTGCGCGGTGGTGGTGATGAACAAGGCCAAGGCCGAGCAGCTCGGGCTGTCCTGGCTCTGCGAGATCGGCGCGCACGGCGTGGTCGCCGGCCCCGACTCCACCCTGCAGTCCCAGCCCGCCAATGCGATCAAGAAAGCCATTGCGCGCGAGGGGATCACGGTGGACCAGCTCGACGTCATCGAGATCAACGAAGCGTTCGCCGCGGTGGCGCTGGCCTCGACCCGCGAGCTCGGCGCCGATCCGGAGAAGGTCAACGTCAACGGCGGCGCGATCGCGATCGGCCATCCCATCGGCATGTCCGGAGCGCGGATCACGCTGCACGCGGCGCTGGAGCTGTCGCGCCGCGGCAAGGGCTACGCCGTCGCCGCGCTCTGTGGCGCGGGGGGTCAGGGCGACGCCCTGGTGCTGCGCCGGCCCTGA
- the glgB gene encoding 1,4-alpha-glucan branching protein GlgB, with translation MIHTKPASSPHLRPSPDDVRRLLAGEHHDPHSVLGAHEYDDHTVIRAYRPHALEVCALIGGDRYVFTSLGDGLFAVALPFTNLLDYRLEVRYPGPDGSVSTYTVADAYRFLPTLGEMDLHLFGEGRHERLWEVLGAHPRRYNTPDGVVEGVSFAVWAPNAKGVSLIGDFNGWNGNEAQLRVLGSSGVWELFWPDFPVGGLYKFRVHGADGSVTDRADPMAFATEVPPQTASKVTVSDYRWHDDEWLARRAERNPISEPMSTYEVHLMSWRPGLSYRELAHQLAEYVVEQGFTHVELMPVAEHPFGGSWGYQVTSYYAPTARLGEPDDFRYLVDTLHQAGIGVIMDWVPAHFPKDAWALGRFDGTALYEHSDPRRGEQLDWGTYVFDFGRPEVRNFLVANALYWLQEFHIDGLRVDAVASMLYLDYSRPSGAWTPNIYGGRENLEAVQFLQEMNATVHKLFPGVVTIAEESTSWPGVTRPTTLGGLGFSMKWNMGWMNDTLQYIKRDPIYRSYHHHEMTFSMLYAYSENFVLPISHDEVVHGKGTLWGRMPGDDHTKAAGVRELLAYQWAHPGKQLLFMGQEFGQRAEWSEERGLDWFQLDESSYSIGIQRLVRDLNRIYRSTRALWSLDTSPQGYSWIDANDSANNVLSFLRYGDDGSVLACVFNFAGVEHTRYRVGLPYPGTWREVLNTDADGYHGSGIGNYGAVQATDEPWHGRPASAVMVLPPLAALWFEYAGDGEG, from the coding sequence GTGATCCACACCAAACCAGCGAGCAGCCCGCACCTGCGGCCGAGCCCCGACGACGTGCGCCGGTTGCTGGCCGGCGAACACCACGATCCGCATTCGGTCCTCGGCGCCCACGAGTACGACGATCACACCGTGATCCGGGCCTACCGGCCACATGCGCTCGAGGTGTGCGCGCTGATCGGCGGTGACCGGTATGTGTTCACCTCCCTCGGCGACGGGTTGTTCGCCGTCGCGCTGCCGTTCACGAATCTGCTCGACTACCGCCTCGAGGTGCGCTACCCCGGACCGGACGGCTCGGTGAGCACCTACACCGTAGCCGACGCGTACCGATTCCTGCCCACCCTCGGGGAAATGGATCTGCACCTGTTCGGCGAGGGCCGCCACGAACGGCTGTGGGAGGTGCTCGGCGCACACCCGCGCCGCTACAACACCCCCGACGGGGTCGTCGAGGGCGTGTCGTTCGCGGTCTGGGCGCCGAACGCCAAGGGTGTCAGTTTGATCGGGGACTTCAACGGCTGGAACGGCAACGAGGCCCAGCTGCGGGTGCTCGGGTCGTCCGGGGTCTGGGAGCTGTTCTGGCCGGATTTCCCGGTCGGCGGGCTGTACAAGTTCCGGGTGCACGGCGCCGACGGTTCGGTGACCGATCGCGCCGATCCGATGGCGTTCGCCACCGAGGTGCCGCCGCAGACCGCGTCCAAGGTGACGGTCAGCGACTATCGGTGGCACGACGACGAGTGGCTGGCCCGGCGCGCGGAGCGCAACCCGATAAGCGAGCCGATGAGCACCTACGAGGTGCACCTGATGTCCTGGCGGCCCGGCCTGAGCTACCGCGAGCTGGCTCATCAACTCGCCGAATACGTTGTCGAACAGGGCTTTACACATGTCGAGCTGATGCCGGTCGCCGAGCATCCGTTCGGCGGGTCCTGGGGCTACCAGGTGACCTCCTACTACGCGCCGACCGCACGGCTGGGCGAACCGGACGATTTCCGGTATCTGGTCGACACCCTGCACCAGGCCGGAATCGGCGTCATCATGGACTGGGTTCCGGCCCACTTCCCCAAAGACGCCTGGGCGCTGGGCCGCTTCGACGGCACCGCGCTCTACGAGCACTCCGATCCCCGCCGGGGCGAGCAACTCGATTGGGGCACTTACGTCTTCGACTTCGGCCGCCCCGAGGTACGCAACTTCCTGGTGGCCAACGCGCTGTACTGGCTGCAGGAGTTCCACATCGACGGCCTGCGGGTCGACGCGGTCGCGTCGATGCTCTACCTCGACTACTCCCGGCCGTCGGGGGCGTGGACGCCGAACATCTACGGCGGCCGGGAGAACCTCGAGGCGGTGCAGTTCCTGCAGGAGATGAACGCGACCGTGCACAAACTGTTCCCCGGCGTGGTCACCATCGCCGAGGAGTCCACCTCGTGGCCGGGCGTGACGCGACCGACAACGCTTGGCGGTCTTGGGTTTTCGATGAAGTGGAATATGGGGTGGATGAACGACACGCTGCAGTACATCAAGCGTGACCCGATCTACCGCAGCTATCACCACCACGAGATGACGTTCTCGATGCTCTACGCCTACAGCGAGAACTTCGTGCTGCCGATCAGCCACGACGAGGTGGTGCACGGCAAGGGCACGCTGTGGGGGCGGATGCCCGGGGACGATCACACCAAGGCCGCCGGGGTGCGGGAACTGCTGGCCTACCAGTGGGCGCATCCGGGCAAACAGCTGCTGTTCATGGGCCAGGAGTTCGGCCAGCGCGCCGAATGGTCCGAGGAGCGCGGGCTGGACTGGTTCCAGCTCGACGAGAGCAGCTACTCCATCGGGATCCAGCGGCTGGTGCGCGACCTCAACCGCATCTACCGCAGCACCCGCGCGTTGTGGTCGCTGGACACCAGCCCGCAGGGTTATTCCTGGATCGACGCCAACGATTCGGCCAACAACGTGTTGAGCTTCCTGCGCTACGGCGACGACGGATCGGTGCTGGCGTGCGTGTTCAACTTCGCCGGCGTGGAGCACACCCGCTATCGGGTCGGGCTGCCGTATCCGGGCACCTGGCGCGAGGTGCTCAACACCGACGCCGACGGCTATCACGGCTCGGGCATCGGGAACTACGGGGCGGTGCAGGCCACCGACGAGCCCTGGCACGGCCGCCCGGCGTCGGCGGTCATGGTGCTGCCGCCACTGGCGGCGCTGTGGTTCGAGTACGCCGGCGACGGCGAGGGGTAG
- a CDS encoding alpha-1,4-glucan--maltose-1-phosphate maltosyltransferase — protein MAGRIEIDDVAPVVSGGRYPAKAVVGEIVPVSATVWREGHEAVAATLVVRYHGPRYPQLADDPPGLSGTPDAVPIDNVVGVARRRKPEHLPMHPGREPDVFHGAFTPDCVGLWTFRVDGWGDPITTWRHNVTAKLDAGQSEPELSNDLLLGAQLLERAATGVPRARRQPLLDAAARLREPGDPFLRAGPALAPEITELLEQYPLRELITRGQSYGVWVDRPLARFGAWYEFFPRSTGGWDSAGRPVHGTFATAAKALPRIARMGFDVVYLPPIHPIGKVHRKGRNNSVTAAPGDVGSPWAIGSDEGGHDAVHPQLGTIEDFDEFVATARDNGLEVALDLALQCAPDHPWARQHPEWFTVLPDGTIAYAENPPKKYQDIYPLNFDNDPAGLYAEVLRVVRFWISHGVKVFRVDNPHTKPPNFWAWLIGQVKSSDPDVLFLSEAFTRPARLYGLAKLGFTQSYTYFTWRTSKWELTEFGREIAEHADYARPNLFTNTPDILHESLQHGGPGMFAIRAVLASTMGASWGVYSGFELFEHQPLRPGSEEYLDSEKYELRPRDFDAALAEGRSLEPFISRLNEIRRLHPALQQLRTIRFHHIDNDAMLAYSKFDPVSGDQVLVVVTLNPFGPEEATLWLDMPALGMEPYERFWVRDEITGEEYQWGQANYVRLDPVRAVAHIINMPQVRAEQRLILLRRE, from the coding sequence GTGGCCGGACGAATCGAGATCGACGACGTGGCGCCTGTCGTTTCCGGCGGCCGCTATCCCGCGAAGGCGGTCGTCGGCGAGATCGTGCCGGTCTCGGCGACGGTGTGGCGCGAGGGACACGAGGCGGTCGCCGCCACCCTGGTGGTTCGCTACCACGGCCCCCGTTATCCCCAGCTCGCCGACGATCCGCCCGGGCTGAGCGGCACGCCCGACGCGGTGCCGATCGACAACGTGGTCGGCGTGGCGCGACGGCGCAAGCCCGAGCACCTGCCCATGCACCCCGGCCGCGAGCCGGACGTGTTCCACGGTGCCTTCACCCCCGACTGCGTCGGGTTGTGGACCTTCCGGGTGGACGGCTGGGGCGATCCGATCACGACCTGGCGGCACAACGTGACCGCCAAGCTCGACGCGGGCCAGAGCGAACCCGAGTTGTCCAACGATCTGCTGCTGGGGGCGCAACTGCTGGAGCGCGCGGCGACCGGTGTACCCCGCGCGCGCCGACAGCCGTTGCTCGACGCCGCCGCCCGGCTGCGCGAACCCGGCGACCCGTTCCTGCGCGCCGGTCCCGCACTGGCGCCGGAGATCACCGAGCTGCTCGAACAGTATCCGCTGCGGGAACTCATCACGCGCGGCCAGTCCTACGGCGTGTGGGTGGACCGCCCGCTGGCACGGTTCGGGGCATGGTACGAGTTCTTTCCACGCTCCACCGGCGGCTGGGACAGCGCGGGCCGGCCGGTGCACGGCACGTTCGCCACGGCCGCCAAGGCGCTGCCGAGGATCGCCCGGATGGGCTTCGACGTGGTCTACCTACCGCCGATCCATCCGATCGGCAAGGTGCACCGCAAGGGTCGCAACAACAGCGTCACCGCGGCCCCCGGGGACGTGGGCTCACCGTGGGCGATCGGCAGCGACGAGGGCGGCCACGACGCGGTGCATCCGCAGCTGGGCACCATCGAGGACTTCGACGAGTTCGTCGCGACCGCCCGGGACAACGGTTTGGAGGTCGCGCTGGACCTGGCGCTGCAGTGCGCTCCCGACCACCCGTGGGCCAGACAGCATCCGGAGTGGTTCACCGTCCTGCCCGACGGCACCATCGCCTACGCGGAGAACCCGCCGAAGAAGTACCAGGACATCTACCCGCTGAACTTCGACAACGACCCCGCCGGCCTGTACGCCGAGGTGCTGCGCGTGGTGCGGTTCTGGATATCCCACGGCGTCAAGGTTTTCCGAGTCGACAACCCGCACACCAAACCACCGAACTTCTGGGCCTGGCTGATCGGACAGGTCAAGAGCTCCGATCCGGACGTGCTGTTCCTGTCCGAGGCGTTCACGCGTCCGGCGCGCTTGTACGGGCTGGCCAAGCTCGGCTTCACCCAGTCCTACACGTATTTCACCTGGCGGACCTCGAAATGGGAGCTGACCGAGTTCGGGCGCGAGATCGCCGAACACGCCGACTACGCCCGGCCCAACCTGTTCACCAACACCCCCGACATCCTGCACGAGAGCCTGCAGCACGGCGGGCCGGGAATGTTCGCGATCCGCGCCGTTCTGGCGTCGACCATGGGTGCGTCCTGGGGGGTGTACTCGGGTTTCGAGCTGTTCGAACATCAGCCGCTGCGCCCCGGCAGCGAGGAGTACCTGGACTCGGAGAAGTACGAACTGCGGCCGCGTGATTTCGACGCCGCACTGGCCGAGGGACGGTCGCTGGAGCCGTTCATCAGCCGGCTCAACGAGATCCGTCGGCTGCATCCGGCGTTGCAGCAACTGCGCACCATACGGTTCCACCACATCGACAACGACGCGATGCTGGCCTACAGCAAGTTCGATCCGGTGTCGGGTGACCAGGTCCTGGTCGTCGTGACGCTCAACCCGTTCGGCCCCGAGGAGGCGACCCTGTGGCTGGACATGCCGGCCCTCGGGATGGAGCCCTACGAGCGGTTCTGGGTGCGCGACGAGATCACCGGCGAGGAGTACCAGTGGGGTCAGGCCAACTACGTGCGCCTCGACCCGGTGCGAGCGGTGGCCCACATCATCAACATGCCCCAGGTGCGCGCCGAACAACGACTGATTCTGCTGCGTAGGGAGTGA
- the mce gene encoding methylmalonyl-CoA epimerase, whose amino-acid sequence MTTEHVDARPALASALVTGIDHVGIAVPDLDAAIKWYHDHLGMIVLHEEVNEEQGVREAMLAVRGAPVGSSEIQLLAPLNEKSTIAKFIDTRGPGLQQLAYRVSDIDALSERLRADGLRLLYDAPKRGTANSRINFIHPKDAGGVLIELVEPAADSAH is encoded by the coding sequence ATGACCACTGAACACGTAGATGCCCGTCCCGCCCTGGCCAGCGCCTTGGTGACGGGAATAGATCACGTGGGGATCGCGGTGCCGGATCTCGACGCCGCGATCAAGTGGTATCACGATCACCTCGGCATGATCGTCCTGCACGAGGAGGTCAACGAGGAACAGGGCGTTCGCGAAGCCATGCTCGCGGTGCGCGGCGCCCCGGTGGGCAGCTCCGAGATCCAGCTGCTCGCCCCGCTGAACGAGAAGTCGACGATCGCGAAGTTCATCGACACCCGCGGCCCCGGCCTGCAGCAACTGGCCTACCGGGTCAGCGATATCGACGCGCTCTCCGAGCGGCTGCGCGCCGACGGGCTGCGTCTGCTCTACGACGCCCCCAAGCGCGGCACCGCCAACTCCCGGATCAACTTCATCCATCCCAAGGACGCCGGCGGTGTGCTGATCGAACTCGTTGAGCCGGCAGCCGATTCGGCACACTGA